A genome region from Erigeron canadensis isolate Cc75 chromosome 3, C_canadensis_v1, whole genome shotgun sequence includes the following:
- the LOC122593220 gene encoding uncharacterized protein LOC122593220, which produces MRKQLLPITPFVFMIIFVSSGWSVKGWTGEIHGRVVCDVCADDSIGPEDHVLQGAEVAVLCITKSGDVLNYQAFTDSRGIYTVAETMPESERWDACLARPISSFHDHCTHLGDGFSGVKFSYNHQSGYSHAVKPFVYRTVSIPSYCA; this is translated from the exons ATGAGAAAACAACTGCTGCCCATTACACCTTTTGTATTCATGATCATTTTCGTCAGTTCTGGTTGGAGCGTAAAAGGCTGGACAGGTGAAATCCATGGTAGAGTTGTGTGTGATGTGTGTGCTGATGATTCCATTGGCCCTGAAGACCATGTCTTACAAG GTGCTGAGGTTGCGGTTCTTTGCATAACAAAATCTGGGGATGTTCTAAATTATCAAGCGTTTACAGACTCTAGGGGAATATATACGGTGGCTGAGACAATGCCGGAGAGTGAAAGGTGGGATGCTTGTTTGGCAAGGCCTATTAGCAGCTTTCATGATCACTGCACTCATCTTGGAGACGGGTTTTCAGGTGTGAAGTTTAGTTACAATCATCAATCTGGCTACTCTCATGCTGTCAAACCTTTTGTATATCGGACTGTTAGTATTCCATCATATTGTGCTTGA
- the LOC122594059 gene encoding probable folate-biopterin transporter 4, protein MIKWIKHLRITFGASFLWLVCLIYFTQGFRAFVWTAVSYQLKDRLKLSPSISQFVTSTSFFPWSIKPVYGIISDCIPVNGKKRIPYLVIATLLSLLSWVILGFQESMRNSKRPFMIFLLLQNLGSAMADVVIDAMIAEAARNEKAKYAGDLQSISWMAMALGGICGSLFGGYALNNFQMGDIFLLFSFLPAIQLFSCGFVTESPVGSSQLPEFSTSNDSDIDTKTVSDEDKVSTESPKSGTLMRKRSHKLSKKTISDISKYQMSEKAESLPSQWFQSLKMAGYSLFIAFKRPIILRPMAWFFLAQVIIPNLSTVMFYYQTEVLNLEASFLGTARVIGWMGLMLGTYIYNRYLKKMKLRKILMFAHVTLSLLTLLDLVLVSRLNVPFGVSDEVMVLFGSALSDAVHQFKFMPFLILSGQLCPPGIEGTLFALFMSINNFGSTMSSFVGAGLASVLNISSGSFENLGFGIGIQVICTCIPAGFLFLIPKDATGIST, encoded by the exons atgataaAATGGATAAAACATCTACGGATCACATTTGGTGCTTCTTTTCTTTGGCTTGTTTGTTTGATTTACTTCACCCAG GGTTTTAGAGCTTTCGTGTGGACAGCAGTTTCGTACCAGTTGAAAGACAGATTGAAGCTATCACCCTCTATTTCCCAATTTGTAACATCCACGTCATTTTTTCCATGGAGCATAAAACCAGTATATGG AATCATATCGGATTGTATCCCTGTCAATGGAAAGAAAAGGATTCCTTATTTAGTCATTGCGACACTTCTCTCGCTCCTTTCATGGGTGATTCTTGGCTTTCAGGAATCCATGAGAAATTCCAAACGTCCATTCATGATCTTTTTGTTATTGCAAAATCTGGGCTCTGCAATGGCGGATGTTGTAATTGATGCAATGATTGCAGAGGCTGCTAGGAATGAAAA GGCTAAATATGCTGGTGACCTGCAGTCAATATCATGGATGGCTATGGCTCTTGGGGGAATCTGTGGGAGTTTATTTGGAGGATATGCACTTAATAACTTTCAAATGGGCGATATATTTTTGCTTTTCTCCTTCTTACCAGCTATACAACTATTTTCATGTGGTTTTGTGACGGAAAGCCCTGTTGGCAGTTCACAATTGCCTGAATTTTCTACTTCTAATGACTCTGATATAGATACTAAAACTGTATCAGATGAAGATAAAGTTTCAACCGAATCGCCTAAATCTGGTACTTTGATGAGAAAAAGAAGCCATAAACTTAGCAAGAAGACCATATCAGACATAAGTAAATATCAGATGTCTGAAAAAGCTGAATCTTTGCCTTCACAATGGTTTCAATCCTTGAAAATGGCTGGTTATTCTTTGTTCATAGCTTTTAAACGCCCAATTATCTTGAG ACCAATGGCTTGGTTTTTCCTTGCGCAGGTGATTATTCCAAACCTTTCAACAGTTATGTTCTACTACCAAACAGAAGTTCTTAATTTAGAAGCTTCATTTCTGGGCACAGCACGGGTTATTGGGTGGATGGGTCTCATGCTTGGAACTTATATTTACAACCGATACTTAAAGAAGATGAAGTTACGAAAGATTCTCAT GTTTGCTCATGTTACTCTGTCACTATTGACACTTCTAGATCTAGTATTGGTTTCTAGACTTAATGTTCCATTTGGCGTATCGGATGAAGTAATGGTGTTATTTGGGTCGGCTCTCTCAGATGCAGTTCATCAATTCAA GTTCATGCCTTTCCTGATCTTATCGGGACAACTCTGCCCACCTGGAATAGAAGGGACTTTATTTGCGCTTTTTATGTCCATAAATAATTTTGGGTCTACAATGAGTTCATTCGTCGGTGCTGGTTTGGCTTCAGTTCTAAACATTTCTTCTGGTTCTTTTGAGAATCTTGGTTTTGGGATTGGCATTCAAGTGATCTGCACATGTATACCAGCTGGATTTCTGTTTTTGATACCAAAGGATGCTACAGGGATATCGACATGA
- the LOC122591991 gene encoding ribosomal protein S1, mitochondrial-like codes for MTIYMKKLFQKSNSSFLLSSGKAITAQVSRFKDNNMFIVDAGIGTPKLTTHEEIRSIPANPSITTFENKVGFVESTGSETLIKTQMLERMFVDLVAGEPAMKERATARFNDIVAGSVDSVSGEPAVMMPRRFLQKQVWSELGRMWNGHKKVRGFLLEKVRGGYAVAVAGYIGFLPFRSLIGRRKLSDDKYLIESFNSKRNKFTLF; via the coding sequence ATGACGATCTACATGAAAAAGTTATTCCAGAAATCAAACTCAAGTTTTCTACTTTCAAGTGGCAAAGCAATCACAGCCCAAGTTTCTCGATTCAAAGACAACAACATGTTCATTGTCGACGCCGGAATCGGAACCCCAAAActaacaacccatgaagaaATCCGGTCAATTCCGGCCAACCCATCAATCACAACCTTCGAAAACAAAGTGGGGTTTGTTGAATCAACAGGTAGTGAGACTTTAATCAAGACCCAGATGTTAGAACGCATGTTTGTTGATCTTGTTGCAGGTGAGCCTGCAATGAAGGAACGGGCCACGGCCCGGTTCAACGATATCGTTGCCGGGTCAGTTGATTCGGTTTCTGGGGAACCTGCTGTTATGATGCCAAGAAGGTTTTTGCAGAAACAAGTTTGGAGTGAATTGGGGAGAATGTGGAATGGGCATAAGAAAGTTAGAGGCTTTTTGTTGGAAAAAGTTAGAGGTGGGTATGCTGTTGCAGTTGCAGGGTATATTGGGTTTCTTCCGTTTCGTTCGTTGATTGGACGACGAAAGTTGAGTGATGACAAGTATTTGATTGAGAGTTTCAATTCGAAACGAAACAAGTTTACTCTTTTTTGA
- the LOC122592983 gene encoding vacuolar protein sorting-associated protein 22 homolog 1, translating to MRRRPGIGGLQTAAAARDQYRLLGENVAKLRTDLMKEQLSTFRSQLEDFARKHKNDIRKNPAFRSQFHEMCAKVGVDPLASNKGFWAELLGIGDFYYELGVQIVDICLATRPHNGGLINLEELCKILSQRRKGAREAVSEDDCLRAISKLKVLGSGFEVITVGKRKLVRSVPTELKKDHNEILELSQAQGFVTVEEVERRLSWSTGRATDALETLLDEGLAMIDDGHSDGKRRYWFPCVSSVSSFVASETL from the exons atgcgACGCAGACCGGGAATCGGTGGTTTACAGACTGCCGCCGCAGCTAGG GATCAATATAGATTATTAGGTGAAAATGTAGCAAAGCTAAGAACAGATCTTATGAAAGAACAGCTTTCCACTTTTCGGTCTCAGTTAGAAGACTTTGCTCGTAAACACAAG AATGATATTCGCAAGAATCCTGCATTCAGATCACAGTTTCATGAGATGTGTGCAAAGGTAGGAGTAGACCCACTAGCATCGAATAAAGGTTTTTGGGCTGAGCTTTTAGGGATTGGTGATTTTTATTATGAACTTG GGGTGCAAATTGTTGATATCTGCTTGGCCACCAGACCTCATAACGGGGGTTTGATCAATTTGGAGGAACTCTGCAAGATCCTAAGTCAAAGAAGGAAGGGCGCTCGTGAGGCGGTGTCTGAAGATGACTGCTTGCGTGCAATCAGTAAATTAAAG GTGTTAGGGAGTGGTTTTGAAGTGATTACTGTTGGGAAAAGAAAGCTTGTCCGTTCTGTTCCAACTGAATTAAAAAAAGATCATAATGAAATTTTAGAGTTGTCCCAG GCTCAAGGTTTTGTGACAGTCGAAGAAGTAGAGAGACGCCTTTCATGGTCCACTGGCCGTGCAACTGATGCCCTTGAAACTTTATTAGAT GAGGGCCTTGCAATGATTGATGATGGCCACAGTGATGGGAAACGGCGCTATTGGTTCCCCTGTGTCTCATCCGTCTCTTCCTTTGTGGCATCTGAGACTCTatga
- the LOC122592337 gene encoding uncharacterized protein LOC122592337: MAAPLFSFILKPHLKITIILICICIYSPKIQAFKAPMYPQDILPLLPRQISWPILNSLRGAADLLPSFVGAASIANNSGLSWKGSCFYENTAWLELHNKSGSQFGGGTLHIQVSKAHSYTCMDIYVFATPYRVTWDYYFLSRSHTLEFDEWESKAEYEYVKRKGIAIFLMEAGMIGTLQALWEVFPLFTNTGWGESSNIAFLKKHMGANFEARSGPLVTNITEEDIHSGDFLAISKIRGRWGGFESLEKWVSGAYAGHSAVCLRDPEGKLWVGESGHEDEEGQDIIVLMPWDEWWNFELTEDDADPHIALLPLHHELRSKFNETAAWEYAQSMIGLPYGYHNLIFSWIDTVSDNYPPPLDANLVASVMTVWNQLQPAYASNMWNEALNKRLGTKGLELPDILVEAEKRGSSFAELLTIPEQDDWVYADGKSTSCVAFVLEMYKEAGLFGDLANKIQVTEFTIKDAYSLNFYEDDLSRLPKWCNGDTVELPFCQIKGKYRMELPGYNTIEPYAHMTERCPSLPPDYLRPEYC; the protein is encoded by the exons ATGGCAGCACCCCTGTTCTCATTTATCCTAAAGCCCCACCTCAAAATCACAATTATcttgatatgtatatgtatctatagTCCAAAGATACAAGCTTTTAAAGCACCTATGTATCCACAAGACATACTCCCACTTTTGCCCAGACAAATTTCTTGGCCTATTCTTAATTCACTTAGAGGTGCTGCTGATCTCCTTCCTAGTTTTGTGGGTGCCGCTTCGATAGCGAATAATTCGGGTTTGAGTTGGAAAGGTTCTTGCTTTTATGAGAATACTGCTTGGTTAGAACTTCATAATAAAAGTGGTAGTCAATTTGGTGGTGGTACTCTTCATATTCAG GTAAGCAAGGCACATAGCTATACATGTATGGATATTTATGTATTTGCTACTCCATATCGTGTAACATGGGACTATTATTTTCTATCGCGTTCACATACTCTCGAGTTTGATGAGTGGGAATCGAAAGCCGAGTATGAATAT GTAAAACGTAAGGGCATCGCTATTTTCCTTATGGAAGCAGGGATGATAGGGACCCTACAAGCATTATGGGAGGTCTTCCCCCTGTTCACAAATACTGGATGGGGTGAGAGTTCTAATATTGCTTTTCTCAAGAAACATATGGGAGCTAACTTTGAAGCACGTAGCGGACCACTGGTTACAAACATTACTGAAGAGGATATACACTCGGGAGACTTTCTTGCAATATCAAAAATTCGTGGTCGATGGGGCGGGTTCGAGAGCCTTGAGAAATGGGTATCCGGGGCATATGCAGGTCATTCGGCTGTTTGCTTGAGGGATCCAGAAGGGAAATTGTGGGTTGGGGAATCTGGACATGAAGATGAAGAg GGTCAAGATATTATCGTTTTGATGCCATGGGATGAATGGTGGAACTTTGAGCTGACTGAAGATGATGCTGATCCGCATATTGCGTTACTTCCTTTGCATCATGAACTTCGGTCTAAATTCAATGAAACTGCTGCGTGGGAGTATGCACAAAGCATGATAGGGTTGCCATATGGTTATCATAATTTGATATTTAGCTGGATAGACACTGTCAGTGATAATTATCCACCACCTTTGGATGCTAATCTG GTTGCTTCTGTTATGACTGTGTGGAACCAACTGCAGCCTGCATATGCAAGTAACATGTGGAATGAGGCGTTGAATAAGCGGCTTGGTACCAAG GGGCTTGAACTTCCTGATATTTTAGTTGAAGCAGAGAAACGTGGTTCATCTTTCGCTGAATTGCTGACTATACCCGAACAGGATGACTGGGTATATGCTGATGGAAAATCAACTTCTTGTGTGGCTTTCGTCCTTGAAATGTACAAGGAGGCAGGACTCTTTGGAGATCTTGCAAATAAAATTCAAGTAACTGAGTTCACG ATAAAGGATGCTTACTCTCTGAACTTCTATGAAGATGATTTGAGTCGCCTGCCAAAATGGTGTAATGGAGACACAGTTGAACTTCCATTCTGTCAAATCAAAGGGAAGTATCGAATGGAACTACCTGGATATAACACTATTGAACCATATGCTCATATGACTGAAAGATGCCCGTCACTGCCACCGGATTATTTAAGGCCAGAGTACTGCTGA
- the LOC122592338 gene encoding protein FATTY ACID EXPORT 6-like, whose protein sequence is MHDFCFTIPYGLIVLCGGIIGFVRKGSTTSLAGGVGTGLALFFASYLTLNAFHKRKNSWFGLILETVIAATLTWVMGQRYAETAKIMPAGVVAGISGVMTAFYLYKIATGGNHFPTKTE, encoded by the exons atgcacGATTTTTGCTTTACAATCCCATATGGGTTGATAGTGTTGTGTGGTGGGATAATTGGGTTTGTAAGAAAAGGCAGTACGACGTCGTTGGCTGGTGGTGTGGGCACTGGATTGGCTTTATTTTTCGCTTCTTATCTCACCCTTAATGCCTTTCATAAGAGGAAGAATTCATGGTTTGGACTGATTCTTGAAACTG TTATTGCTGCTACTCTCACATGGGTTATGGGACAAAGATATGCTGAAACTGCTAAGATTATGCCTGCTGGTGTTGTTGCTGGTATCAG TGGTGTGATGACAGCATTTTATCTTTACAAGATTGCGACTGGAGGCAACCATTTTCCGACCAAGACTGAATGA